Below is a genomic region from Planctomycetota bacterium.
CAGGAAGCTCTCGTTGGTCGGGTGCTGCCCGACGGCCTGGATGAGCGTCTTGAGCGCCGGGATCGGCGGCATGGCGGCGAGGTGTTTGCGGATGTTGATGATCGCGGGCATGTGGTGCGGTGCGATCAGGTTCTCTTCCTTCCGCGTCGCACTGTTGGCCAGCCAGATCGCCGGGAAGACCCGGTCGTTGGCGGCCTTTCGGTCGAGGGTGATCTCCATGTTGCCCGTCCCCTTGAACTCCTCGAAGATCACGTCATCCATCCGGCTGTTGGTCTGGACGAGGGCCGTGGCGATGATGGTGAGGCTGCCGCCGCCTTCGATCTTGCGGGCGGCACCGAAGATCTTCTTCGGGATTTCGAGTGCCCGTGCATCGATGCCGCCGGACATGAGCTTGCCGCTGTTGGTGCCGCGGTTGAACGCCCTGCCGAGCCGCGTCAGCGAGTCCATAAGGACGATGACGTCGCGCCCCGTCTCCGCCAGCCGCTTGAAGCGATCGGAGGCGAGGCTGCAGAGGTCGATGTGCTGTCGGGTGTCGTTGTCGTTGGAGGAGGCGATGACCGTGCCGGGAACGTTGCGCCGCATATCGGTCACTTCCTCGGGCCGCTCGTCGACGAGGAGGAGGTAGAGGTCGGCCTGGGGGTTGTTGGCGTGGATGCCCTTGGCCAGGTTCTGCATGAGCACCGTCTTGCCGGTGCGTGGCGGCGCGACGATGAGCCCGCGTTGCCCCAAGCCGATGGGGGCGATGAGGTCGATGATTCGGCTGGTGACTTCCTTGGGGTCGTGCTCGAGCCTGATCTGCGGGCCGGGGTCGAGGGCGACGGTTTCGTAGATGGGCGTGATCTGCTGCCACAGATCGGGCTTCATGTCCTCGACGAGTTCGACGTCTTTGACCTTGCCGTTCTGCCGCAGCGAGAGTGTCAGCAGATTACCGGGACGGAGGCGATGCTCATCGATGAGCCGCCGGGGGACGACGGGCGACTTGCCGGTGCCGGGCAGTCGAAGGGTGCGCAGCAGTGCGTCGGGCTCGCGTAGCGAACCATCGGCGCGGTCGTTGGGGACGTGCAGGACGCCCTGGAGGGTCGAAGAACCCGAATCGCTCATCAGAATGTCGTCGTAGGACGGCCCGCGGCACCGGGATCGGCGCGTCGTGCGGGCTCAGTCATGCACTTCGCCGTTGAAGCACCCGTTGTGCTGCCGTGCAAAGTCGCATTGGCGGGGAGCCAGGTCCAGCCACTTTCCCCAAGGAGGCCCCGGCGTCTGCCGCGACTTTAGGCTCCCGAGCGGGCAGATGCCCGTCTGAGCGGGGTTTGCGTCAAGCTGAAGCGGGGTCGGGGACCGGAATTGGGTGTCCGTCACGCCGTGGCGCTAGCCGCGGATTCTGCGCGATCATCAGCTCCGTCTCCCCGAATCCGCGGCTGGCGCCGCGGCGTGGGTGGTCTTCGTAGTGTGGCTGGTCCCAACTGACGCACCATGAGTGAATCTGCCGACGACTTGCTGACACGCCTCCAGACCGACATGAAGGCTGCGATGAAGGCCGGGGAGAAGGAGAAGCTGGCGGTGATCCGCATGCTCCTCTCCGAAGCCCGGACGGCCGACCTGCAGAACCCGCCCTCGACGCCCGAGAAGCTCGTCGCCGCCTACGGCAAGCGGCTGTCCAAGAGCCGCGACGAGTACCAGAAGCTCGGCGACGACGCCCAGGTGCAGCAGCTCGACGCGGAGCTTGAGATCGTCGGCACCTATCTGCCCAAGCAGGCGGACTCTGGCGAGACGGTCGCGTTGGTCAACGCGTTTCTTGCCGAGCACCCGGAATTCGGTCCGAGTGACATCGGGCGTGCGACGGGCATGTTCATGAAGTCGTCGGGCGGCGCGGTCGATGCGAAAGCTGCCAACGGACGGATTCGTGAGGTCTTGTCACAGAAGTAACGGATTGTTTTGGAAAATGCGTGATTTCCAGTGAAGCCGTGGGCTGAGCGAAGCGATCCCCCGGAGCGAGGATCGGTCGCGCCATCGTTCCGGGGGATCGCTCCGCTCACCCCACGGCTTCGGGGGTTTGGGTCGTCGTGGTGGGTGCGACGAGGACGTCGCGTGGGGGTTCGGAGAGCGCGCCGACTTCGTGTGCGAGGGCGTGAAAGAGCCGGATCGCTTCAAGCTGACGAGGTCCGATCTCGTAGCGCAGGAACTCGGTGAAGTACCGCATCGCGAGTCCCGCGGGCCAGCCACGCGGGACAGCATGATCTCGGACGATCGCGTCGAGCACCGCGGGCTGCAGTCCTTCCTCGCGACACGTCACAAGCCGACTCGGCAGGTCGCCCAGATCCACGTGCTCGAACTGCGTCCACACCGCGAACACGAACGGCAGTCCCGTCAGCCGCTTCCACGCCAGCCCGAGGTCGAGCTGGTGGTCGTACCCCGCCGGCTCTTCGCAGACGACCTTGTCGCCGATGAGCAGCAAGGCCTCGTCGTCCTCGCCCGTCGCCTCGGCGAGCTTGCGGCGTTCGGGCACGATGCCGAACAACTTTTCGAGGACGATCCGCGACAACGCCACGCTCGTGTGCGAGTCGCCGTCGACGGCCAGATGTCGAATCTGCTCCAGCGGCCTGCGTGAGAAGAGGCGGACGGTGAGCGTCTCGCCGTCGCAGCCGATCCCGCCGACGGGCAGAATCGCAAAGTTGTGCCATCGCTGCAGGTCAATCGTCGGCAGCAACGCGACGTCGAAGCCGCCGAGCTTCATCTTCGAAAGCAGCCGGCTTGGCACCGCGAGATCCAGCTGCACGCTCCCGTCATCCGCCAATCCGTGGATGAGCGGCTTGGCGTTGACGTAGGCGACGCTGGCAACGCGGTGCACGGCGAAGTCTACGAGCCGGCTGCCTTTCAATTGCCGCGACGTCAGTGGCTCTTGGCGTCGTTGTCGATGTCGGGCTCGGTCGCGAGGCGTCGCCACTGCGTGGGCGTGAGTCCTGTCGCCTGCTTGAAGCGGCTGGTGAAGTGCGACTGGTGGGCAAACCCGCAGTCGGCCGCGATCTGCTTGAGGTCCTTCGTCCGGGCGGCGAGTTGCCGCTTGGACTCGGCGATCTGGCAGTCGAACAGATAGTGCTTGGGCGTGATGCCCAGAAGGTCCGTGAACCGCCGATGGAAGTGGAACGGCGAGAGGTGGACCGTCTTGGCGATCCGCTGCAGGCTCGCGTCGCCGGCGTAGTTCTCCTGCATGAACTGCATCGCCGGGATCAGCCGGCCGATCTCGTCATCGGCGGCGAAGTCGCTTGGCCGAAGGCTGCTCCAGGCCTCGCAGTCGGGCTGATGGCTCGCAAACGCCACCGGCTCGTCGCGATCGAGCACGCCGGTGATCGCGGGATAGCGGGGGAACATCGTCAGTCGAAACACCCAGCAATCGCCCAGGCGATCGGGCACGAGCAGGCGATCCGCGTTGCTCCCGGCGGCCTTGGGCTTCAGACGCGGGTCGGCGGGCTCGTCGGAAGGTGGCGGTGCTTCGGTCTCGAACACGTTCAGTCGATCGTCGACGATGTCGAGCAGATTGTGCCGGAGCACGTCGTCGAGCACGTCGTCCTTGTCCCGCGGCGAGACGATGCGCCGGCCGCGGACGATCGCGAACTGCCGGTGGACGAGGTGATGGGCCAGCGGATGATTGTCGTGCTTGAACCGATCGATCTCCTGCTGACGTGCGTGCGCCTCGTCGAAGTCGGCAGCGACTTTCAGCAGTTGAAGCAGCTCGTCGATGGAGAATTCGCCGATCTCCCGGGTGCGGTAGAGGTGCAACAGCCCGCGATATCCTGCGAGAATCGGCCCGTCGAGCGGAATGGCCGCGTAGTGCGCCAGGCCGTTGGGCTTCAGGAACGACTCGGCAAACGCGTCGGCGACCGGTCCGAGCGGTTGGCCTGTCGCCGAGGTCGCGAGGTCGTTGCCGCGATGGACGTCGCCGGGCTCTGCGGTTCCGCGGACGTCGCTGAGCCGCACCGGCACGCCGAGCGTGAGCGCCTGCCACGCGACCGGATCGCGGCCGTGCTCTTGCCGGCTGTAAGCCCGCATGCGTTGGAGGTCGGTCTGCCGGGGCTGCGTGATTTGCAGTCCGCCGCGAGGCAGCGTGGTCGAGAGTGTGGCGTCGCTGAATCGGACGACGTTCGAGATGCGCTCGAAGGTGACGTTGTAGACGATCGTGCCTGCGTGGCTTGCGTCGACCAGACTGTCACTGTTGGGAACCATCAAAACCTCCTGTCCGCACCACCCGATCCGGCATCTCCACCCGCCCAAGCTCCTTCGCGTGGGTCCTCAAAAAGTAGACGTCCTTGGATGTGAGGAGGTTCCAAAACGGGCGACAAGGTCATGCAAAACTGGAAAGTCAAGATTCTGCAAGTAGAGCGTCGTCCAACCGCAGCGTGACGCGCTGCCGCCGGGCAACATCCGGCGTGGTCTGCCCTGTTGAACGTCGCTGGCTCAGCCACAGAGCCGTTCGACGCGACGGCCCGGCGTTCGCTAGATGGCCGGGGTGCGGCCGCTGTGGACCAACTCCGCCCTCTTCGGCCGGGCCGCAAGACTCGGCCATTTCCGGACGCCGGTGCTGGCTCGGCTGGAGCA
It encodes:
- the rho gene encoding transcription termination factor Rho, which produces MSDSGSSTLQGVLHVPNDRADGSLREPDALLRTLRLPGTGKSPVVPRRLIDEHRLRPGNLLTLSLRQNGKVKDVELVEDMKPDLWQQITPIYETVALDPGPQIRLEHDPKEVTSRIIDLIAPIGLGQRGLIVAPPRTGKTVLMQNLAKGIHANNPQADLYLLLVDERPEEVTDMRRNVPGTVIASSNDNDTRQHIDLCSLASDRFKRLAETGRDVIVLMDSLTRLGRAFNRGTNSGKLMSGGIDARALEIPKKIFGAARKIEGGGSLTIIATALVQTNSRMDDVIFEEFKGTGNMEITLDRKAANDRVFPAIWLANSATRKEENLIAPHHMPAIINIRKHLAAMPPIPALKTLIQAVGQHPTNESFLKAMTPAAAQERVKRRAVGR
- a CDS encoding GatB/YqeY domain-containing protein is translated as MSESADDLLTRLQTDMKAAMKAGEKEKLAVIRMLLSEARTADLQNPPSTPEKLVAAYGKRLSKSRDEYQKLGDDAQVQQLDAELEIVGTYLPKQADSGETVALVNAFLAEHPEFGPSDIGRATGMFMKSSGGAVDAKAANGRIREVLSQK
- a CDS encoding menaquinone biosynthesis protein, with protein sequence MHRVASVAYVNAKPLIHGLADDGSVQLDLAVPSRLLSKMKLGGFDVALLPTIDLQRWHNFAILPVGGIGCDGETLTVRLFSRRPLEQIRHLAVDGDSHTSVALSRIVLEKLFGIVPERRKLAEATGEDDEALLLIGDKVVCEEPAGYDHQLDLGLAWKRLTGLPFVFAVWTQFEHVDLGDLPSRLVTCREEGLQPAVLDAIVRDHAVPRGWPAGLAMRYFTEFLRYEIGPRQLEAIRLFHALAHEVGALSEPPRDVLVAPTTTTQTPEAVG
- a CDS encoding AraC family transcriptional regulator, whose translation is MVPNSDSLVDASHAGTIVYNVTFERISNVVRFSDATLSTTLPRGGLQITQPRQTDLQRMRAYSRQEHGRDPVAWQALTLGVPVRLSDVRGTAEPGDVHRGNDLATSATGQPLGPVADAFAESFLKPNGLAHYAAIPLDGPILAGYRGLLHLYRTREIGEFSIDELLQLLKVAADFDEAHARQQEIDRFKHDNHPLAHHLVHRQFAIVRGRRIVSPRDKDDVLDDVLRHNLLDIVDDRLNVFETEAPPPSDEPADPRLKPKAAGSNADRLLVPDRLGDCWVFRLTMFPRYPAITGVLDRDEPVAFASHQPDCEAWSSLRPSDFAADDEIGRLIPAMQFMQENYAGDASLQRIAKTVHLSPFHFHRRFTDLLGITPKHYLFDCQIAESKRQLAARTKDLKQIAADCGFAHQSHFTSRFKQATGLTPTQWRRLATEPDIDNDAKSH